In one window of Methanococcoides methylutens DNA:
- a CDS encoding universal stress protein, whose amino-acid sequence MKLLLPTDGSTYSRNAAKVAGRIATKHNAEIVIVHVVEDKGLGRKTWRETGAEQVISSIKEELVSMGCEASKLHAEIVDGNAPEKIVKTARLHSVDRIIIGTRGQTGIKKIMGSVTQKVLQMSDILVLVVPPDYKM is encoded by the coding sequence ATGAAACTATTACTACCCACGGACGGTTCCACATACTCAAGGAACGCAGCAAAAGTTGCGGGCAGGATCGCAACGAAACATAATGCAGAGATAGTAATAGTCCATGTGGTAGAAGATAAAGGGCTTGGAAGGAAGACCTGGCGTGAAACCGGTGCAGAACAAGTGATCAGTTCCATAAAAGAGGAGCTGGTCTCGATGGGATGTGAAGCATCAAAGCTCCATGCAGAGATCGTGGATGGGAATGCACCGGAAAAGATAGTGAAAACTGCACGTCTGCATAGCGTTGACAGGATAATCATCGGGACACGGGGGCAGACCGGCATCAAGAAGATAATGGGATCTGTCACACAGAAAGTCCTTCAGATGTCCGATATCCTTGTTCTTGTAGTACCACCTGATTACAAGATGTAA
- a CDS encoding sugar phosphate isomerase/epimerase family protein, giving the protein MMIGASSFAGELRELDDHVQSVELYMPKLGVYEGSALQKDRLDKVLDELSTCDLQTSMHAHYFADVPTYPKELVVDTASMEKAHFSLMEECIGLAGRLGTKAVVLHPGRVGDDRDRSLGRMISNLRQLAAFASENNVMLGLENKEATDPGNLCCEAEELLKVVDAVDSPNLGVTFDVGHANLTCGGDPEKLADFVRTISEHVVHVHLHDNYGFWTSNYDGDEHMAPGCGNIDYSVLEGLKNYNGIFNLEVFSLDDVLAGKKVIGKYVMP; this is encoded by the coding sequence ATGATGATAGGTGCGTCTTCTTTTGCAGGTGAGCTAAGGGAACTGGATGATCATGTGCAGTCAGTTGAGCTTTATATGCCAAAACTTGGTGTCTATGAAGGCTCTGCACTCCAAAAGGACAGACTGGACAAGGTCCTGGATGAGCTTTCAACATGCGACCTGCAGACATCCATGCATGCGCACTACTTTGCGGATGTCCCCACTTATCCTAAGGAACTCGTTGTGGATACTGCTTCAATGGAAAAAGCACACTTCTCTTTGATGGAGGAATGTATAGGACTTGCAGGAAGGCTTGGCACAAAAGCTGTGGTACTTCATCCCGGAAGGGTCGGTGATGACAGGGATAGATCACTGGGCAGGATGATCTCCAATCTCAGGCAGCTTGCCGCATTTGCATCAGAGAACAACGTAATGCTCGGACTTGAGAACAAGGAAGCGACCGATCCTGGAAATCTTTGCTGTGAGGCAGAAGAACTGTTAAAGGTGGTAGATGCTGTGGATTCTCCAAACCTTGGTGTGACATTTGACGTAGGGCACGCAAATCTGACCTGCGGCGGTGATCCTGAAAAACTGGCTGATTTTGTGAGGACCATCTCGGAACACGTGGTGCATGTTCACCTGCATGACAACTACGGCTTCTGGACTTCCAATTACGATGGCGATGAGCACATGGCACCTGGATGTGGAAATATTGATTATTCTGTCCTCGAAGGGCTCAAAAATTATAATGGAATATTCAATCTGGAAGTATTCTCTCTGGATGATGTTCTTGCCGGTAAAAAAGTGATAGGTAAGTACGTGATGCCATGA
- a CDS encoding peptidase U32 family protein translates to MKLYVPHIGHFEGLEELLAGSDNIYAVYMAGSPEYVGTGRTNLSTPKLDEIAQQTEYAHSKGVKMEIVLNSSCMGGQHLTPEGYRAIDWYFDKLNSIGIDSITVADPYLVEMLAKDYDMDVVVSVLSFVDTPQKAEFYEQLGATTIVVDPAVNRHFDKLEAIKDTVSCKLKLLVNEACLYQCPFRYAHFNFFSHANGPGPKPNVLDDYYYYKCLSLRIKDPQQIIKSPWIRPEDLKEYKHITDTFKIGGRTHFVNWILNNVEAYANERYDGNLMDLLDSIKDLKDTFYIPNRELDGAIEQWKKCDKVCHKCGYCKRLAEKVIHTYSGSGEDIRKIPLGSIGDRI, encoded by the coding sequence ATGAAGCTGTATGTACCACACATCGGTCATTTTGAAGGACTTGAGGAGCTTTTAGCGGGTTCTGATAACATATACGCAGTATACATGGCGGGATCCCCCGAATATGTCGGGACCGGCAGGACGAACCTTAGTACCCCAAAACTCGACGAGATAGCACAGCAGACCGAGTACGCACATTCAAAAGGCGTCAAAATGGAGATAGTGCTGAACAGTTCCTGTATGGGCGGACAGCACCTTACCCCTGAAGGTTACCGCGCCATAGACTGGTATTTCGACAAACTGAACAGCATCGGGATAGATTCCATAACAGTTGCCGACCCATACCTTGTGGAAATGCTGGCAAAGGATTATGACATGGATGTAGTGGTCTCAGTACTTTCATTCGTGGACACGCCACAAAAGGCAGAGTTCTATGAGCAGTTAGGAGCCACGACCATTGTAGTGGACCCTGCGGTGAACAGGCATTTCGACAAGCTGGAAGCTATAAAGGATACAGTCTCATGCAAGCTTAAGCTGCTCGTCAACGAAGCATGCCTTTACCAGTGCCCTTTCAGGTACGCTCACTTCAATTTCTTTTCACATGCCAACGGACCGGGGCCTAAGCCGAACGTCCTTGACGATTATTATTACTACAAGTGCCTTTCCCTGAGGATAAAGGACCCACAGCAGATCATCAAGTCACCATGGATCAGGCCTGAGGACCTGAAAGAATACAAACATATCACTGATACCTTCAAGATCGGAGGGCGCACTCATTTCGTTAACTGGATCCTCAATAATGTGGAAGCCTACGCAAATGAAAGATATGATGGTAACCTAATGGACCTGCTGGACAGCATAAAGGATCTCAAAGACACATTTTATATACCAAACAGGGAACTGGATGGTGCCATCGAGCAATGGAAAAAATGTGATAAGGTATGCCACAAATGCGGCTATTGCAAGCGACTTGCTGAAAAGGTCATACACACATATTCCGGAAGTGGAGAAGATATCCGGAAAATTCCACTGGGATCAATAGGAGATAGAATATGA
- a CDS encoding DUF5402 family protein has translation MSMTQELLKARTSLENNLRELLGVPVFLIEMDAFALPCGCGGVTINTRGLQLDDLEVFEEHILKYLTDTATSLDIEPSFLFARLIPGTAEIASINARVLCNSCYMDFGRGSGKQPRPDIYIMRFDRRK, from the coding sequence ATGAGCATGACACAAGAATTGCTGAAAGCGCGCACATCTCTGGAAAACAACCTGCGGGAACTTTTAGGGGTTCCGGTGTTCCTGATAGAGATGGATGCTTTCGCACTCCCCTGCGGATGCGGAGGGGTCACGATCAACACAAGGGGACTTCAACTGGATGACCTGGAAGTTTTCGAGGAGCACATACTTAAGTACCTTACGGATACGGCAACCTCACTCGATATTGAACCGTCTTTTCTTTTTGCACGCCTGATACCAGGTACAGCAGAGATCGCTTCGATCAATGCACGTGTACTTTGCAACAGCTGCTACATGGACTTTGGAAGAGGAAGTGGGAAGCAGCCAAGACCAGATATTTACATAATGAGATTTGACAGAAGGAAATAA
- the mtrE gene encoding tetrahydromethanopterin S-methyltransferase subunit E: MEPLMGMGVLALMGAAATIAGTTEDLESDVGSQSNPNSQVQLAPQMMYPHRIYNKAISGEPPSNALICAIGGTVASVLMTAGLSVVFAIAVGALIATAVHGTYSITSYMGRTASQKRFRQPIYLDIIRSHTPVIMGYAFITTFCILVVSYIMVAVLGHPFPLALIAFIWGITVGAIGSSTGDVHYGAEREFQNVEFGSGLNAANSGNIVRKGEAGLRNGIDNSWFCAKFGGPVTGLAFGMTVFLSGWITVVFDPAMSLTMGWLSVVAGAVLVLLMIIWNRRIEVAAREAYGPYKEDEEVAA, translated from the coding sequence ATGGAACCACTCATGGGCATGGGTGTTTTAGCACTTATGGGTGCTGCCGCAACTATTGCTGGCACAACTGAGGATCTTGAATCTGATGTCGGATCTCAGAGTAACCCAAACTCACAAGTGCAATTAGCACCCCAGATGATGTACCCACACAGGATCTATAATAAGGCAATTTCCGGTGAACCACCATCGAATGCATTGATCTGCGCTATTGGCGGAACCGTGGCATCTGTATTGATGACCGCTGGTCTGTCCGTGGTCTTTGCTATCGCTGTTGGTGCGCTTATTGCCACAGCAGTACATGGAACATATTCTATTACGTCTTACATGGGACGTACTGCAAGTCAGAAGCGTTTCAGACAACCAATATATCTTGATATTATCCGATCACACACGCCGGTGATCATGGGATATGCATTCATTACAACATTCTGTATCCTTGTTGTATCATACATTATGGTAGCTGTTCTCGGACACCCATTCCCACTTGCACTCATTGCATTCATTTGGGGAATCACCGTCGGAGCTATCGGATCATCAACTGGTGATGTTCACTATGGTGCAGAACGTGAATTCCAGAACGTCGAGTTCGGATCAGGTCTTAATGCTGCAAACTCCGGTAACATTGTAAGGAAAGGAGAAGCAGGACTTCGTAACGGTATCGACAATTCATGGTTCTGTGCAAAGTTCGGAGGACCAGTCACTGGTCTCGCATTCGGTATGACCGTTTTCTTAAGCGGTTGGATCACAGTTGTTTTTGACCCTGCAATGAGCCTCACAATGGGATGGCTTTCAGTTGTAGCAGGAGCAGTTCTTGTATTACTTATGATCATCTGGAACAGAAGGATCGAAGTAGCAGCACGTGAGGCATACGGACCTTACAAGGAAGACGAGGAGGTCGCTGCATGA
- the mtrD gene encoding tetrahydromethanopterin S-methyltransferase subunit D, whose amino-acid sequence MIDIAGILAENIAYIVMVTLGGMLISWSVHFVPVGGAPAAMAQATGIGTGTVQLAAGAGLTGLVTAGAVMNVSDSVALVVASGAVGAMIMIAVTMIVGTWVYVYGVGVPPASAKVDYDPITKDRQDLYVSQGTEGHGLPTVSYVSGVIGGALGGIGGAMIYYALMSTSTTLSQSDLVALASIFAVGIFFVNAVIPSYNIGGTIEGFHDPKFKKWPKAVVASFVATLMCAFVGVMAIGGL is encoded by the coding sequence ATGATAGATATAGCAGGAATTCTCGCAGAGAATATAGCATACATAGTAATGGTCACCCTTGGTGGCATGTTAATTTCATGGAGTGTTCACTTCGTACCTGTAGGTGGAGCACCTGCAGCTATGGCACAGGCAACTGGTATTGGTACCGGTACTGTCCAGCTGGCAGCAGGAGCAGGTCTTACCGGACTTGTCACCGCAGGAGCAGTTATGAACGTCAGTGACAGTGTTGCACTGGTAGTCGCATCAGGAGCAGTCGGTGCAATGATCATGATCGCTGTAACAATGATCGTCGGTACATGGGTATACGTTTATGGAGTTGGTGTACCACCAGCATCCGCAAAGGTAGACTACGACCCGATCACAAAGGACAGGCAGGACCTCTATGTATCCCAGGGTACAGAGGGACACGGACTTCCAACCGTTTCATACGTAAGTGGTGTTATCGGTGGAGCTCTTGGTGGTATTGGCGGAGCTATGATCTACTACGCACTTATGAGCACAAGCACAACCCTGAGCCAGAGTGACCTTGTAGCACTCGCAAGTATATTCGCAGTGGGTATCTTCTTCGTTAATGCGGTTATCCCTTCATACAACATTGGAGGAACCATCGAAGGATTCCACGACCCTAAGTTCAAGAAATGGCCAAAGGCAGTAGTCGCATCCTTTGTAGCAACATTGATGTGCGCATTTGTCGGTGTAATGGCAATCGGAGGTCTCTAA
- the mtrC gene encoding tetrahydromethanopterin S-methyltransferase subunit MtrC: MSAGGAGGEATGGIPQNTLIAVGALGGLIAAYAGHFLVQAAGPAFAFIGALGAICAIVWGGAAVRRVASYGLGTGVPSIGMMALGMGVVASMFGLAVGGIAGPIVAFITASIIGLVIGALANRVLGMGIPIMEQSMTEIAGAGALTIIGLSVAMTGTFMFDAVLETVVATGYIAVIFIAGGMAILHPFNANLGPDEQQDRTLTTGVEKGAIAMIVAGIVATVSTDASAIPTIVIGIALWYVAFRKYVELVNRDAYKVLGTGLLPSEEELE, from the coding sequence ATGTCAGCAGGAGGAGCTGGTGGAGAAGCCACCGGAGGCATTCCACAGAACACATTGATCGCTGTTGGAGCACTTGGCGGACTCATTGCCGCATACGCAGGACACTTCCTTGTACAGGCTGCAGGGCCAGCATTCGCATTTATTGGCGCTCTTGGAGCGATCTGTGCGATCGTTTGGGGCGGTGCAGCAGTAAGACGTGTAGCAAGCTATGGTCTTGGTACCGGTGTACCATCCATTGGTATGATGGCACTTGGTATGGGAGTTGTCGCATCTATGTTCGGACTTGCCGTTGGTGGCATTGCCGGACCTATCGTCGCATTCATAACAGCATCCATTATTGGACTCGTTATTGGTGCACTCGCTAACAGAGTACTTGGAATGGGCATTCCTATTATGGAACAGTCCATGACAGAGATCGCTGGAGCAGGCGCACTTACCATCATTGGACTCAGTGTCGCAATGACAGGTACTTTCATGTTCGATGCTGTACTGGAAACCGTTGTAGCAACAGGATACATCGCTGTGATCTTCATCGCAGGCGGTATGGCGATTCTTCACCCATTCAATGCAAACCTTGGTCCTGATGAACAGCAGGACAGGACACTCACAACAGGTGTTGAGAAAGGTGCAATCGCAATGATCGTTGCAGGTATCGTCGCAACTGTATCAACCGATGCATCAGCTATACCAACTATCGTGATCGGTATTGCTCTGTGGTATGTTGCATTCAGGAAATACGTTGAACTCGTTAACAGGGACGCATACAAGGTACTTGGAACAGGTCTCCTGCCATCCGAGGAGGAATTAGAATGA
- a CDS encoding tetrahydromethanopterin S-methyltransferase subunit B encodes MSMVHIAPEAHLVLDPLTSVLAEEREDIICYSMDPVMEQIDELDKIADDLINSLSPDRKLLNSYPGREQTALKAGFYGNTFYGVVVGLIFSGMVALAIYILSLIGGF; translated from the coding sequence ATGAGCATGGTACACATAGCACCAGAAGCACATCTTGTATTGGACCCACTTACATCAGTCCTTGCAGAAGAGCGTGAAGACATCATCTGTTACTCAATGGACCCAGTCATGGAACAGATCGATGAACTTGACAAGATCGCTGATGATCTGATCAATTCACTCTCACCTGACAGGAAGCTATTGAACTCATACCCAGGAAGGGAACAGACAGCACTCAAAGCCGGTTTCTACGGTAACACTTTCTATGGTGTTGTTGTCGGTCTGATCTTCTCAGGTATGGTCGCATTGGCTATTTACATACTAAGTCTGATCGGAGGATTCTAA